The following proteins are co-located in the Mus pahari chromosome 14, PAHARI_EIJ_v1.1, whole genome shotgun sequence genome:
- the Cisd3 gene encoding LOW QUALITY PROTEIN: CDGSH iron-sulfur domain-containing protein 3, mitochondrial (The sequence of the model RefSeq protein was modified relative to this genomic sequence to represent the inferred CDS: inserted 2 bases in 1 codon; deleted 1 base in 1 codon) has translation MCGAGEDADVRVPQSDSSPXTALNSRARAAPAGFRAARPCPFCAGPGGVFFGGGAERAATRRAAVRSVGGTSLHAVVMRGVWVSVPSLVTPGRSAPPPPVQPCQRREISSWLARWFPKDPAKPVVAQKTPIRLELVAGKTYRWCVCGRSKKQPFCDGSHFFQRTGLSPLKFKAQETRTVALCACKATRRPPYCDGTHKSEQVQKAEIGAPL, from the exons ATGTGCGGTGCAGGTGAAGATGCAGACGTCCGAGTCCCGCAGAGTGATAGCTCCCC CACTGCCTTGAACTCTAGGGCCAGGGCGGCACCTGCCGGCTTCAGGGCTGCTCGG CCGTGTCCCTTCTGTGCGGGCCCGGGCGGTGTCTTCTTTGGGGGCGGAGCGGAGAGGGCGGCGACGCGCAGAGCGGCGGTGCGCAGCGTGGGGGGGACGAGCCTGCACGCTGTGGTCATGCGCGGCGTCTGGGTGAGCGTCCCCTCGTTGGTGACCCCGGGCCGATCGGCCCCGCCTCCACCGGTCCAG CCGTGTCAGAGGCGGGAAATCTCCTCTTGGCTG GCCCGATGGTTCCCCAAAGACCCAGCCAAGCCTGTGGTGGCACAGAAGACACCCATCAGATTGGAGCTGGTTGCCGGAAAAACCTACAGGTGGTGTGTATGTGGCCGAAGCAAGAAACAG ccctTCTGTGATGGCTCCCACTTCTTCCAGCGTACTGGCCTTTCTCCACTCAAGTTCAAGGCCCAAGAGACACGCACAGTGGCCCTATGTGCCTGCAAGGCCACTCGGCGACCCCCTTACTGTGATGGTACCCACAAAAGTGAGCAGGTACAGAAAGCAGAAATAGGTGCCCCACTCTGA
- the Pcgf2 gene encoding polycomb group RING finger protein 2 — protein MHRTTRIKITELNPHLMCALCGGYFIDATTIVECLHSFCKTCIVRYLETNKYCPMCDVQVHKTRPLLSIRSDKTLQDIVYKLVPGLFKDEMKRRRDFYAAYPLTEVPNGSNEDRGEVLEQEKGALGDDEIVSLSIEFYEGVRDREEKKNLTENGDGDKEKTGVRFLRCPAAMTVMHLAKFLRNKMDVPSKYKVEILYEDEPLKEYYTLMDIAYIYPWRRNGPLPLKYRVQPACKRLTLPTVPTPSEGTNTSGASECESVSDKAPSPATLPATSSSLPSPATPSHGSPSSHGPPATHPTSPTPPSTAAGTTTATNGGTSNCLQTPSSTSRGRKMTVNGAPCPP, from the exons ATGCATCGGACCACACGGATTAAAATCACGGAGCTGAACCCTCACCTCATGTGTGCCCTCTGTGGGGGCTATTTCATCGATGCCACCACCATTGTGGAATGCTTACATTCCT TCTGCAAAACCTGCATCGTGCGCTACTTGGAGACCAACAAATACTGCCCCATGTGTGATGTCCAGGTCCATAAAACGCGACCACTGCTGAGCATCAG ATCAGACAAAACCCTCCAGGACATCGTCTACAAGTTGGTGCCTGGGCTTTTTAAAG ATGAAATGAAACGGCGACGGGACTTCTATGCAGCATACCCCCTGACAGAGG TCCCCAACGGCTCCAACGAGGACCGAGGCGAGGTCCTGGAACAGGAGAAGGGAGCTCTGGGTGATGACGAGATTGTCAGTCTTTCCATTGAGTTCTACGAAGGCGTCAG gGACCGAGAGGAGAAGAAGAACCTTACGGAGAATGGGGATGGAGACAAGGAGAAG ACAGGAGTGCGATTCCTGCGGTGTCCAGCAGCCATGACCGTCATGCACCTGGCAAAGTTCCTCCGCAACAAAATGGATGTGCCCAGCAAGTACAAG GTGGAGATCCTCTATGAAGATGAGCCCCTGAAGGAATACTACACCTTAATGGACATTGCCTACATCTACCCCTGGCGAAGG AATGGGCCTCTCCCCCTCAAGTACCGTGTCCAGCCAGCCTGCAAGCGGCTCACCCTGCCCACGGTGCCAACCCCCTCAGAAGGCACCAACACCAGCGGGGCATCAGAGTGTGAGTCAGTCAGCGACAAGGCTCCCAGCCCTGCCACCCTTCcggccacctcctcctccttgcccAGCCCTGCGACCCCATCCCATGGCTCTCCCAGCTCCCACGGCCCCCCAGCCACCCATCCTACCTCCCCCACTCCACCTTCAACTGCCGCTGGGACCACCACAGCTACCAATGGGGGCACTTCGAACTGCCTGCAAACGCCATCCTCCACCAGCAGGGGGCGCAAGATGACTGTTAATGGCGCTCCTTGCCCCCCTTGA